Proteins from a genomic interval of Caldicellulosiruptor diazotrophicus:
- a CDS encoding MraY family glycosyltransferase, which yields MAELMIKDALSFLVAFVLVTIITPYVQKKSIELGFVDRPNPRKIHSTPIPVTGGIALFLAFFISQFLIRGFSKEFLGFFIASCLILAIGLLDDWYKSQGKELSALPKFIVQILACSIVFFMGIQIEGITNPFTHKFISFPVWFQYIATVIWLFGVTTVINFIDGIDGLAAGITTISGTTLFFVALMNLSIISTARVSTYMAAALVGVSSAFLIFNRHPAKIFMGDSGATFLGFVLGTIAVEGTFKVATVVSLIVPILTLGLPIFDNLFVIFKRIKEGKPIYQADRSQVHFRLLEAGLNQKQTVLFLYLVSICFSLTSLIIMLLARR from the coding sequence ATGGCTGAACTTATGATAAAAGATGCGCTTTCATTTTTAGTAGCGTTTGTCCTTGTAACCATCATAACACCATATGTGCAGAAAAAATCTATTGAACTGGGTTTTGTAGACAGACCAAACCCGCGAAAAATTCATTCAACACCAATACCTGTTACAGGTGGCATAGCTCTCTTTTTAGCTTTTTTTATATCCCAGTTTTTGATAAGAGGTTTTAGCAAAGAATTTTTAGGATTTTTTATTGCTTCATGCTTGATTTTAGCAATAGGTCTTTTAGATGACTGGTATAAATCACAAGGGAAAGAACTGAGTGCTTTACCAAAATTCATTGTTCAGATTTTAGCATGTTCAATAGTATTCTTTATGGGAATACAGATTGAAGGGATCACAAATCCCTTTACTCATAAATTCATAAGCTTTCCTGTTTGGTTCCAGTATATAGCAACAGTTATTTGGCTTTTTGGAGTAACAACTGTTATAAACTTTATTGATGGGATAGACGGACTTGCAGCTGGTATTACCACAATTTCCGGGACAACCCTGTTTTTTGTTGCGCTAATGAACCTGAGCATAATATCAACCGCAAGGGTTTCAACATATATGGCGGCAGCTTTAGTAGGTGTGTCGTCTGCGTTTTTGATATTCAACCGTCATCCTGCTAAAATTTTTATGGGTGACAGTGGTGCAACTTTTTTAGGATTTGTTCTTGGGACAATTGCTGTGGAAGGGACGTTTAAGGTAGCAACGGTAGTGTCGTTGATAGTACCCATTTTGACGTTGGGACTTCCTATCTTTGACAATCTTTTTGTTATATTCAAGAGAATCAAAGAGGGGAAACCTATTTATCAGGCTGATAGAAGCCAGGTACATTTTAGACTTTTGGAAGCTGGCTTGAACCAAAAACAGACGGTCTTATTTTTATATCTTGTTAGTATTTGTTTTTCTTTGACATCCCTGATTATCATGCTTCTTGCCAGAAGATAA
- a CDS encoding DeoR/GlpR family DNA-binding transcription regulator, which yields MLAIERRQKIMAMLNENKSVLVPELAKLFNVTEETIRRDLEKLEKEGLLKRTYGGAVLVENYNVDIPFEFRNVTNIEGKKQIALSLIKYIEDGDTLVMDSSTSALQVAKLLKTKKKITVITNSEQIINELKVFEDTIKVISTGGTLRNKSLSLVGPIAEQTLRSLNANKAIISCKGFDIEKGFTESNELEAQVKKLMIEIADKVYMIADHTKMNKTALVNIATLDDVDFIFTDKILPPSQENAIREKNVEIVYC from the coding sequence GTGCTTGCAATTGAACGAAGACAAAAGATTATGGCAATGCTCAATGAAAACAAAAGCGTGCTTGTACCTGAACTTGCAAAGCTTTTCAATGTTACAGAAGAAACTATTAGGCGTGACCTCGAAAAGCTTGAAAAAGAAGGACTTTTGAAAAGGACATATGGCGGGGCAGTTTTAGTTGAAAATTACAATGTTGATATTCCTTTTGAGTTTAGAAATGTTACTAACATAGAAGGTAAAAAACAGATAGCATTGAGCTTGATAAAGTACATCGAAGATGGCGATACTCTTGTAATGGATTCGAGCACGTCTGCGCTTCAGGTTGCAAAGCTTTTAAAAACGAAGAAAAAAATAACTGTTATTACAAACTCAGAACAGATAATCAATGAGCTAAAAGTTTTTGAAGACACAATAAAGGTTATTTCAACTGGTGGGACACTTAGAAACAAATCTTTGTCGCTTGTTGGACCAATAGCTGAACAAACTTTGCGTTCTTTAAATGCAAACAAAGCAATAATATCATGCAAAGGCTTTGATATTGAAAAAGGGTTTACTGAGTCAAACGAACTTGAAGCTCAGGTTAAAAAACTTATGATTGAAATAGCGGATAAAGTCTACATGATAGCAGACCATACAAAGATGAACAAGACAGCTTTAGTAAACATTGCGACGCTTGATGATGTTGATTTTATATTCACAGACAAGATACTACCACCAAGTCAAGAAAATGCAATCAGAGAGAAAAATGTTGAGATTGTATATTGCTAA
- a CDS encoding rhamnulokinase → MKSINCIGADFGASNGRIFVGRFDGSVLELCEVHRFENNPVRLGKNLFWDFLYLFNNLKIGIYKAKKQFESITSIGVDTWGVDYGLIDKQGNLISNPYHYRDLRTKSAIEEVGNIIPLNQLYNTTGIQFMNFNTIFQLYIDYKTRTEIMKNASSLLFMPDLFTYFLTGEKVNEYTIASTSQLLDAHKRTWCFDIIEKLGFEKDLFNDIIYPGNILGKLSKDVQEELEVESIPVVAVGSHDTASAVAAAPFSDGKQTVYLSCGTWSLMGVELDRPLINEKTFEKNFTNEGGVENKIRFLKNITGLWIIQQLKSAWSKKFEEVNYNLISELAQKSHVDYAIDPDNERFLAPVDIISEIKNFCKIYFGEEPETLGDIARAAYNGIVKKYQATVEEIENLTGFKISTINMVGGGIRDKYLCELTAKFTQRDVVAGPVEATVLGNILMQLIALGEIRSLQEGRDLLKKSVQFEYYKGR, encoded by the coding sequence ATGAAGAGTATAAATTGCATCGGTGCTGATTTTGGTGCGTCAAATGGCAGGATTTTTGTTGGAAGGTTCGATGGGTCTGTTTTGGAGCTTTGTGAGGTTCACAGGTTCGAAAACAATCCTGTGAGGCTTGGTAAAAATCTTTTTTGGGATTTTCTTTACCTTTTTAACAATCTTAAGATTGGAATCTACAAAGCAAAAAAGCAATTTGAAAGTATAACAAGCATAGGGGTTGACACATGGGGTGTAGATTATGGTTTGATAGACAAACAGGGAAATCTTATTTCAAACCCCTATCATTATCGTGACCTGAGAACAAAATCAGCTATTGAGGAAGTAGGAAACATTATACCCCTCAATCAGCTGTATAACACCACTGGTATTCAATTTATGAATTTCAACACCATTTTCCAGCTTTACATAGACTACAAGACAAGAACTGAGATAATGAAAAATGCTTCTTCTCTTTTGTTTATGCCAGATCTTTTTACTTATTTTCTAACAGGTGAAAAGGTAAACGAATACACTATTGCTTCGACTTCTCAGCTCTTAGATGCACACAAGAGAACATGGTGTTTTGATATCATTGAAAAACTTGGGTTTGAAAAAGATTTATTTAATGATATAATTTATCCAGGAAACATTTTAGGAAAGCTTTCAAAAGATGTTCAAGAAGAACTTGAAGTAGAGAGTATACCTGTTGTAGCAGTAGGTAGTCACGACACAGCTTCAGCTGTAGCAGCAGCACCATTTTCTGACGGAAAACAAACAGTTTATCTTAGCTGTGGTACATGGTCGTTGATGGGTGTCGAGCTTGACAGACCTTTGATAAATGAAAAAACATTTGAGAAAAACTTTACGAACGAAGGCGGGGTTGAGAACAAAATAAGGTTTTTGAAAAACATCACAGGTCTTTGGATTATCCAGCAACTAAAAAGTGCATGGAGCAAAAAGTTTGAAGAAGTAAATTATAATCTCATAAGTGAACTTGCGCAAAAATCACATGTTGATTACGCAATTGACCCTGACAATGAACGGTTTTTAGCACCTGTTGATATCATTTCGGAGATAAAGAACTTTTGCAAAATATATTTTGGGGAAGAACCAGAAACACTTGGCGACATTGCAAGAGCAGCTTACAATGGAATTGTTAAGAAGTACCAGGCAACAGTTGAAGAGATAGAGAACTTAACAGGATTCAAGATTTCCACAATAAATATGGTAGGTGGAGGTATTAGAGATAAGTATCTTTGTGAGCTTACAGCAAAGTTTACGCAAAGAGATGTTGTAGCAGGACCTGTTGAGGCAACAGTGCTTGGTAATATTCTTATGCAGCTTATAGCTTTGGGGGAGATTAGAAGTCTGCAGGAAGGAAGAGATCTTTTAAAAAAGAGTGTCCAATTTGAATACTACAAAGGGAGGTAA
- a CDS encoding GNAT family N-acetyltransferase → MIVAQGELVNIREVRWGDLKYLQKWANDPEVAYWARAETNISSVTIGEFRRWYYRRSSSSVRRFIIETKESKKPIGSISYRDYDSVNKVVVLGIHIGEKSYWGKGFGTDAIKAFVRYLFDTLDINRIELDTFDENVRAIKAYQKCGFKIEGVLREARLIEGKFHDVIIMGITRKDYLKIANKTQI, encoded by the coding sequence TTGATAGTAGCGCAAGGTGAACTTGTGAATATAAGAGAGGTTAGGTGGGGAGACTTAAAATATCTTCAAAAATGGGCAAATGATCCAGAAGTTGCCTACTGGGCAAGGGCAGAAACAAATATTTCAAGTGTTACAATAGGAGAGTTTCGAAGATGGTATTACAGGCGCTCCTCCTCTTCTGTTAGAAGATTTATCATAGAAACGAAGGAATCTAAAAAGCCTATTGGTTCTATTTCCTATAGAGATTATGATTCTGTCAACAAAGTGGTAGTTCTTGGCATACATATTGGAGAAAAGAGTTACTGGGGGAAAGGATTTGGCACCGATGCAATTAAGGCGTTTGTGAGATACCTTTTTGATACACTTGATATAAATAGGATTGAGCTTGATACTTTTGATGAGAATGTAAGGGCAATCAAGGCATATCAGAAGTGCGGATTTAAGATTGAGGGAGTTTTAAGAGAGGCAAGACTTATTGAAGGAAAGTTTCATGATGTAATTATTATGGGAATAACGAGAAAAGATTATTTAAAAATAGCAAACAAAACTCAAATATGA
- a CDS encoding metallophosphoesterase, with protein MKVLVISDTHGIVYDAERIIKKYEKNVQMCIHLGDLVKDAVYLQNRFPNLKFEIVRGNNDFTKDFPSEQVIELGSKKILITHGHMYSVKSTYDLIVNHAKAFRVDACFFGHTHQQEEFYSDGILFLNPGSLAFSRDGSKTFAIAEVTPYGVVAYLEKV; from the coding sequence ATGAAGGTACTTGTGATTAGTGATACACACGGGATTGTATATGATGCAGAGAGGATTATAAAAAAGTACGAAAAGAATGTTCAGATGTGTATTCATCTTGGAGATTTAGTAAAAGATGCTGTTTATCTTCAGAATAGGTTCCCCAATCTCAAGTTTGAAATTGTCAGGGGGAACAATGACTTTACAAAGGATTTTCCGTCTGAGCAAGTAATTGAGCTTGGCAGCAAAAAAATACTTATTACGCATGGTCATATGTATTCTGTGAAATCTACATATGACCTTATTGTAAACCATGCAAAAGCGTTTAGAGTAGATGCATGCTTTTTTGGTCATACTCATCAACAGGAGGAGTTTTATTCGGACGGGATTCTTTTCTTGAATCCGGGAAGTTTAGCTTTTTCAAGAGATGGTTCAAAGACGTTTGCAATAGCAGAAGTTACTCCTTACGGGGTTGTAGCATATTTGGAAAAGGTGTGA
- the rph gene encoding ribonuclease PH yields MRQDQRSYDELRPIKITRNFIKYAEGSCLIEMGNTKVIVTATIDDKVPPFKKGSGEGWITAEYSMLPRATQQRNVRDINKLRLSGRSHEIQRLIGRALRAGINFKVLGERVIIIDCDVIQADGGTRTASITGGFIAMFDACKKLYDEKIISNFPVTDFIAAVSVGICDGVEMLDLCFEEDSKAAVDMNLVMNDKGEFIEIQGTAEGSPFSWEQFQKLLELGKQGIQKIIEIQKEVLGKDCNLVGSVPKDEKTSRCDQE; encoded by the coding sequence ATGAGACAAGACCAGAGATCTTACGATGAACTTCGACCAATAAAAATAACACGAAATTTTATCAAATATGCAGAAGGTTCATGTCTTATTGAAATGGGCAACACGAAGGTGATTGTTACAGCAACAATTGACGACAAGGTACCACCGTTTAAAAAGGGAAGTGGGGAAGGATGGATAACAGCTGAATACTCAATGCTTCCGCGTGCGACCCAGCAGAGAAATGTAAGAGATATAAATAAACTAAGGCTCAGTGGAAGAAGTCACGAAATTCAAAGACTTATAGGTAGGGCTCTGAGAGCTGGTATAAATTTTAAAGTACTTGGAGAAAGAGTAATAATCATAGACTGCGATGTTATCCAAGCAGATGGTGGAACACGTACAGCTTCTATAACTGGTGGGTTTATTGCTATGTTTGATGCATGTAAAAAACTTTACGATGAAAAAATAATTTCAAACTTTCCTGTAACAGACTTTATTGCAGCTGTATCTGTGGGAATTTGTGACGGTGTTGAGATGCTTGACCTTTGCTTTGAAGAAGACTCTAAAGCTGCAGTTGATATGAACCTTGTCATGAACGATAAAGGTGAGTTTATTGAGATACAGGGAACTGCCGAAGGCTCGCCTTTTTCGTGGGAACAGTTTCAAAAACTTTTAGAACTTGGGAAGCAAGGCATACAAAAGATAATAGAAATACAGAAAGAAGTTTTAGGTAAAGACTGTAATCTTGTTGGGAGTGTGCCGAAAGATGAGAAAACTTCTCGTTGCGACCAAGAATGA
- a CDS encoding prephenate dehydrogenase, with the protein MVRNKILIVGLGLIGGSLAKAFKKCGYEIHAYDIDKSAIEKAICEGVVKERIDDLNETEDEYAFSFICVPVLESIPILGKLSSKIKNGIITDVGSTKTHICKYSIEHKIANFIGGHPMAGTEKIGYKYSFDELFNGAYYFITPTEMNRKEDIEKLKNLLQSIGCKVEEVDYVLHDKITAVISHLPHVVSAGLVNMLNSNEIYCKFAGGGFKDITRISSSSPKMWADISISNKNMLLELIDAYIELLKNFKTSLKSENYNEIFNYFEKAKIIRDTIVSDEK; encoded by the coding sequence ATGGTGAGAAATAAGATACTCATAGTAGGGCTTGGTCTCATTGGCGGTTCACTTGCAAAAGCTTTTAAAAAATGCGGATATGAAATTCATGCTTATGATATAGACAAAAGTGCAATTGAAAAGGCTATTTGTGAAGGTGTTGTAAAAGAGAGGATTGATGATTTGAATGAGACAGAGGATGAGTATGCCTTTAGTTTTATATGTGTCCCAGTATTAGAAAGTATACCTATTCTTGGCAAATTATCATCAAAAATCAAAAATGGAATCATAACAGATGTTGGAAGTACAAAAACTCATATTTGCAAATATTCCATCGAACATAAAATTGCAAATTTTATCGGTGGACATCCAATGGCAGGTACTGAAAAGATAGGCTATAAATATTCATTTGATGAACTCTTTAATGGTGCATACTATTTTATAACCCCAACTGAAATGAACAGAAAAGAAGATATTGAAAAGCTTAAAAATCTTTTGCAATCGATAGGTTGCAAGGTTGAAGAAGTTGACTATGTACTTCACGACAAAATAACTGCTGTTATTTCGCACTTACCGCATGTTGTATCTGCAGGACTTGTAAATATGTTAAATAGTAATGAGATATATTGTAAATTTGCTGGAGGAGGGTTTAAAGATATAACCCGTATCTCTTCCTCCAGTCCTAAAATGTGGGCAGATATATCAATCTCTAATAAGAACATGTTGCTTGAACTTATTGACGCTTATATTGAACTTCTGAAAAACTTTAAAACAAGCTTGAAAAGTGAAAACTATAATGAAATTTTCAACTACTTTGAAAAAGCAAAAATAATTAGAGATACGATTGTGAGTGATGAAAAGTGA
- a CDS encoding XTP/dITP diphosphatase: MRKLLVATKNEGKAKEIKQLIGGYFNDVVTLKDFDININIIEDGSTFEDNALKKAKTIYTLYRQPTLADDSGLEVDALGGKPGVMSARYAGEKATDEDRIKKLLDELKDVPEDKRGAQFICVLVFIDQQGRIYQTKGICRGKIALEPKGKNGFGYDPIFIPDGFDKTFAELDSQIKNQISHRSKAFENLKKILGEIYNEGTCD; encoded by the coding sequence ATGAGAAAACTTCTCGTTGCGACCAAGAATGAGGGGAAAGCAAAAGAAATAAAGCAGCTCATTGGAGGTTATTTTAACGACGTGGTTACACTGAAAGATTTTGACATCAATATAAACATCATAGAAGATGGTAGTACATTTGAAGACAATGCTCTAAAAAAGGCAAAAACTATTTATACCCTTTACAGGCAGCCGACACTTGCTGATGATTCTGGTCTTGAGGTAGATGCTTTGGGTGGAAAACCGGGTGTGATGTCTGCAAGGTATGCAGGGGAGAAAGCGACTGATGAGGATAGAATAAAAAAACTTTTGGATGAGTTAAAAGATGTGCCAGAAGACAAAAGAGGTGCACAGTTCATATGTGTTCTTGTTTTTATTGACCAGCAAGGTAGGATATATCAGACTAAAGGGATTTGCCGTGGTAAAATTGCATTAGAACCAAAAGGAAAAAATGGGTTTGGATATGATCCTATTTTTATACCTGATGGATTTGATAAAACATTTGCTGAGCTTGATAGCCAAATAAAAAATCAAATATCTCACAGATCAAAGGCTTTTGAAAACCTAAAAAAGATCCTGGGTGAGATTTACAATGAAGGTACTTGTGATTAG
- a CDS encoding GerMN domain-containing protein, whose amino-acid sequence MRKRIIFFVMFSFLIFLAGCSWENLSSTSQESTYANKSTQTDDGIKFEVVESDVYFSQQTGQSENLASIKTIFCDKNHNLVLTEVLSNKTLDVAKRGLELSIFSVSRQRTLRSFGLFCIFPDSVKINFLKIEKNAATIDLSSEFYKQKYLDFYIKAITFYLTSFENVDRVYFYNEGKSYTNKAFERKKTGQVIIFVPQRVCSEIFLIPKWIDIPDKFKNIPMTFALKSLINSLSYRFSKLNGLKLNNVKLKENTLYIDLSKELLILKGSSQVDIVLSSICFTARELDKNLKYLKISIDGKEPYLDQYDLREKIYMDQFKLNSLKIRL is encoded by the coding sequence ATGAGAAAAAGAATTATTTTTTTTGTTATGTTTTCTTTTTTAATCTTTTTGGCAGGTTGCAGCTGGGAAAATCTATCTTCCACCTCACAGGAAAGTACTTACGCTAACAAGAGCACTCAAACAGACGATGGTATCAAATTTGAGGTTGTGGAAAGTGATGTTTATTTTTCTCAACAAACTGGACAAAGTGAGAATCTTGCAAGTATTAAAACTATTTTTTGCGATAAAAATCACAACTTAGTGTTGACAGAAGTTTTATCAAACAAAACACTTGATGTTGCAAAAAGAGGGCTTGAACTTTCTATTTTTTCAGTTTCTCGACAGCGCACCCTCAGAAGTTTTGGGCTTTTTTGTATTTTTCCTGATAGTGTGAAGATAAACTTCTTGAAAATTGAAAAAAACGCTGCAACTATCGACTTGAGTAGCGAGTTTTACAAACAAAAGTATTTAGATTTTTACATCAAGGCAATAACTTTTTACTTGACATCGTTTGAGAATGTAGATAGAGTATACTTTTACAATGAAGGGAAAAGCTATACAAACAAAGCCTTTGAACGCAAAAAAACAGGGCAGGTTATAATTTTTGTTCCTCAGAGAGTTTGTTCAGAGATTTTTCTTATCCCTAAGTGGATAGACATTCCAGACAAATTCAAAAATATTCCCATGACCTTTGCACTAAAAAGTTTAATTAATAGTCTTAGCTATAGATTTTCTAAGTTAAATGGGTTAAAATTGAATAATGTAAAGTTAAAAGAAAATACTTTGTATATTGATCTTTCAAAAGAGTTGTTAATCCTAAAAGGTAGTAGCCAGGTAGATATTGTTCTTTCGTCAATATGTTTTACTGCAAGAGAATTAGACAAAAATCTCAAATATTTAAAGATTTCAATAGATGGGAAGGAACCTTATCTTGACCAGTATGATTTGAGAGAAAAAATATATATGGACCAGTTTAAGTTAAACAGTTTGAAAATAAGACTGTAA
- a CDS encoding CheR family methyltransferase, translated as MQLDYEWFKKKIWEYVGINLSYYKEKQMKRRIESLMKKNGFETFADYYNALTKDQKLFNEFINYLTINVSEFYRNPQQWEILEKEIMPYILKRTKRPKIWSAACSTGEEPYSIVMLLTRFFSLSEIKILATDIDDDAIRKAKEGVYIKKSLEGLPQEFVKRFFRENGELYYISDEIKRCVEFKHHDLLKDPYPKDIDLIVCRNVLIYFTEEAKDMVYRNFNKSLVMNGILFVGSTEQIIMPQKYGLKPIKTFFYEKVMNI; from the coding sequence ATGCAGCTTGATTATGAATGGTTCAAGAAAAAAATCTGGGAGTATGTAGGGATAAATCTTTCGTATTATAAAGAAAAACAAATGAAAAGAAGAATTGAGTCTCTTATGAAAAAAAATGGGTTTGAAACTTTTGCAGATTATTACAATGCATTGACTAAGGACCAGAAACTTTTCAACGAGTTTATAAACTATTTAACAATCAATGTATCTGAGTTTTACAGAAACCCTCAACAATGGGAGATACTCGAAAAAGAAATCATGCCGTATATATTAAAGAGAACAAAGAGACCAAAGATATGGTCTGCCGCATGTTCTACAGGTGAAGAGCCATATTCAATTGTGATGCTTTTAACAAGATTTTTCTCTTTGAGTGAAATAAAGATTTTAGCAACCGATATTGATGATGATGCTATAAGAAAAGCCAAAGAAGGAGTATATATAAAAAAGAGTTTAGAAGGACTGCCTCAGGAATTTGTAAAGAGGTTTTTTAGAGAAAATGGAGAATTATATTACATAAGTGATGAAATAAAAAGGTGTGTTGAATTCAAACACCATGACCTTTTGAAAGATCCATATCCAAAGGATATTGACCTAATCGTATGCCGTAATGTTTTAATATATTTTACAGAGGAAGCAAAAGATATGGTCTACAGAAATTTTAACAAGTCACTTGTCATGAATGGTATTTTGTTTGTAGGATCAACTGAACAGATAATAATGCCTCAAAAATATGGGTTAAAACCTATAAAAACTTTCTTTTATGAAAAGGTGATGAATATTTGA
- the aroF gene encoding 3-deoxy-7-phosphoheptulonate synthase translates to MIIVMKKDCKESDIEEVVKLITSLGLRPHISQGVERTVIGVIGDERILSDVPVELLPGVDRIIPILESYKLASRTFKSEPTVIKIKDVEIGGDTLTLIGGPCAIESYQQMFEVAEKIKRSGAKILRGGAYKPRTSPYSFQGLEEEGLKILKEAAQKYDLLVITEVISESAVDRAYDYVDIFQIGARNMQNFNLLKYVGRQDKPVLLKRGLAATIEEWLNAAEYILSEGNPNVILCERGIRTFETATRNTLDISAIPVVKEKSHLPIIVDPSHAAGKAKYVPALSKAAIAAGADGLMIEVHPNPQKALSDGPQSITPEEFDKLVKEITLIAKSIGKSV, encoded by the coding sequence ATGATTATTGTAATGAAAAAGGACTGTAAAGAGTCAGATATTGAAGAAGTTGTAAAGCTTATCACATCACTGGGCTTGCGGCCCCACATTTCACAGGGCGTTGAAAGAACTGTGATTGGTGTCATTGGCGATGAGAGAATTCTATCTGATGTCCCTGTTGAACTTTTACCAGGTGTTGACAGAATAATACCAATCTTAGAGAGCTACAAACTCGCAAGCAGAACCTTCAAATCAGAACCTACAGTTATAAAAATTAAAGATGTTGAGATTGGCGGAGATACACTTACGCTCATTGGTGGTCCATGTGCAATTGAAAGTTATCAGCAAATGTTTGAAGTTGCAGAAAAGATTAAAAGAAGCGGTGCAAAGATCCTGCGTGGCGGAGCTTATAAGCCAAGAACATCTCCATATTCTTTCCAGGGTCTTGAAGAAGAAGGATTGAAAATTCTCAAAGAAGCTGCGCAAAAGTATGACCTTTTAGTAATAACAGAAGTAATAAGCGAAAGTGCTGTTGACAGAGCGTATGATTATGTGGATATTTTCCAGATTGGTGCAAGAAATATGCAAAATTTTAATTTGCTAAAATATGTTGGAAGACAAGACAAACCTGTTCTTCTCAAAAGAGGCCTCGCAGCAACAATTGAAGAGTGGCTAAACGCTGCTGAATACATCTTGAGCGAAGGAAATCCAAATGTTATTTTGTGTGAAAGAGGGATAAGGACTTTTGAGACAGCAACAAGAAACACTTTAGATATTTCTGCAATTCCTGTTGTAAAGGAAAAAAGCCATCTTCCAATAATAGTTGACCCAAGTCATGCAGCAGGGAAAGCAAAGTATGTTCCGGCACTTTCAAAAGCGGCAATTGCAGCAGGAGCTGATGGGCTTATGATTGAGGTCCATCCAAACCCACAAAAGGCTCTCTCTGACGGTCCTCAGTCAATCACACCTGAGGAGTTTGACAAGCTTGTAAAAGAGATAACTTTAATAGCAAAATCAATTGGAAAGAGTGTATAG
- the aroA gene encoding 3-phosphoshikimate 1-carboxyvinyltransferase yields the protein MNVKIDGKRKINSNVTVPPDKSISHRSIMIGSLAKGVTEIENFLFSDDCLATINCFKNLGTDIEIRNDKIIVIGNDFSLFAPKRILDCQNSGTTTRLLLGILATQEFESILTGDGSLKKRPMKRVTVPLTQMGAEFEFLEKEDFLPIKVKGNKKLKPIEYTLPIPSAQVKSALIFASLKAEGKSVIKESPKSRDHTELMLKHAGANIKSWEKDGVYSVEILPSQLSSIKIKIPSDISSAAFFIVLALICEDSSVVIENCILNPTRTGIIDVLKQMGADIRIEDIENRNGELVGKIVARSSNLKGVKVDKNDIPRIIDEIPILAVAAAFADGKTTIDHASELRVKESDRIKTTVQMLKSFGAECYELENGLEIIGSKEKLKSAIVNSYKDHRIAMAASIMACAVDGESTILDAECASISFPNFYDILFSSTKKI from the coding sequence GTGAATGTTAAGATAGATGGAAAAAGAAAAATAAACTCAAATGTAACTGTTCCTCCTGACAAATCAATATCCCATAGAAGTATCATGATTGGAAGTCTGGCAAAAGGTGTGACAGAGATAGAAAACTTTCTCTTTTCGGATGATTGTTTAGCAACCATAAATTGTTTCAAAAATCTTGGCACTGATATAGAAATTCGAAATGACAAAATAATAGTTATAGGGAACGATTTTAGCCTCTTTGCTCCAAAACGGATACTGGACTGCCAAAATTCAGGAACAACCACAAGACTTCTTCTTGGAATTTTAGCAACCCAGGAATTTGAGTCCATTTTGACAGGTGATGGCTCCCTTAAAAAAAGACCAATGAAAAGAGTTACAGTACCTCTTACTCAAATGGGAGCTGAGTTTGAGTTTTTAGAAAAAGAAGATTTCTTGCCGATTAAGGTAAAAGGCAACAAAAAATTAAAACCAATTGAGTATACCCTACCTATTCCAAGTGCTCAGGTAAAATCTGCATTGATTTTTGCATCTTTAAAAGCTGAAGGTAAAAGTGTTATAAAAGAAAGTCCTAAGTCAAGAGATCACACAGAGCTCATGTTAAAACATGCGGGAGCAAATATAAAAAGCTGGGAAAAAGATGGAGTATATTCAGTAGAAATACTGCCAAGTCAACTTTCCAGTATAAAGATAAAGATTCCATCAGATATATCATCTGCAGCATTTTTTATTGTCCTTGCCCTTATATGTGAAGATAGCTCAGTGGTCATTGAAAACTGCATTTTAAATCCAACAAGAACGGGCATAATTGATGTTCTAAAACAGATGGGTGCTGATATTAGAATTGAAGATATAGAAAATAGAAACGGAGAGCTTGTGGGAAAAATAGTTGCAAGAAGCAGCAACCTAAAAGGTGTAAAGGTTGACAAAAACGATATTCCGCGCATCATAGACGAAATACCTATTTTGGCAGTTGCAGCAGCGTTTGCCGATGGTAAAACCACAATTGACCATGCTTCAGAGCTAAGAGTAAAAGAGAGTGATAGAATAAAGACAACAGTTCAGATGCTGAAAAGTTTTGGAGCTGAGTGCTATGAACTTGAAAATGGACTTGAAATAATTGGCTCAAAGGAAAAACTCAAAAGTGCTATTGTAAATTCATATAAAGACCATAGAATAGCAATGGCAGCATCAATCATGGCGTGTGCAGTTGATGGCGAAAGTACCATTTTAGATGCAGAGTGTGCATCAATCTCTTTTCCAAACTTTTACGATATTCTTTTTTCCTCAACAAAAAAAATATAA